The genomic window CGGTAAACGAGTAAACTCCCACCTTGAGTTTGTCCATTTTTACTCCAAGCTTCTAATAGATCCCGGTTGACTGTTTGGAACACAAGACCACCAAACACTAGATAATCGTAATTAATGCCATATCTTGATCTTTGTTTTTCCATTTGTGGCATTTTTTTTGCTGGAAATTTTACATTTATCTTCTTTTTATCTCGAATGAGATCAAAACTGATTTCTTCACCAGCAAACTTATTATCTACAAGCTCTAAAAAATCAACGGAATTTGATTCTAGTAGATTTCCGTTCCTTCCTATCTTACGTCCGTCGATGGCAGTTAAGTAGTCACCTGGTTTTAAATATCCATCAGCAGAACCTGCTTTTAAAACTTTCGTAACAAAAACTCCTTCTATGGAGTTCGGGATTTCATAAAATTTCCTATGTGATTCTGAATAGGAGGGTTGGGTTTGAATCCCCAACTCAACATAACCGTGATAAGTTCCATCCTCTATATCTTTTAAAAAATGTTGGATCACTCCCGTGGGAATGATGTAACCGATATTTTCTCCTTTAGTAGAAGCTTGGAAGGCAACACCAACGACCTTCCCATTTTGGAGCGCGGGTCCCCCTGAGTTTCCTGGATTGATGGCAGCATCTACTTGGACCACCAAATGGCTATCGATTTGTGAATGTGCATAAGTAGATTGTTCAATTCTTGAAACGATACCTCGGCTAACAGATATTTTACTTCCGCCAATCGGATATCCGATAATATCCACTGGGCTTGCCAGCTCTGGTAAATTTCCTAGCTCTAAATAACTACTATCTTCGTAAAATTCAGGATTCGAAACTTCGAGAAGAGCTAAATCACAATCATGGGCTATGAACAAAACTTTTAGTTCATACCATTCGGTTTGGTTGTTTCTCTGAGCTTCCATAAATTTTGCATTCGATACTACATGGGCATTTGTGAGGATTCGGTTTTTGGAAATTAAAAATCCAGATCCCGTCGAAGCAGAAATCCCGGAAGAGATCCAGGGGGAGAAGGGGTCTTTGGCTTGGGAGAAAACTCGGATTTGGACTACAGATTTCTTGATTTCGTCGATGGAGAGTCTGTTTTCCTCAGGATAAACCGGGCTAAGGAATAAACTCGTAAAAAATAAAATAGTACTCGCAAAGAGAGACAGGGAGGGGAATATTTTTTTTTGTTTTTGCATGAGTTTGTTTGAATCCATTATATTCGGAGTTACCGCCTGTTTTTCATTGATTGCCGGTATTGTTTCATTTAGAAAGAATCCTCGGACAAGAATGAAAACAAGTTTTTCTATCTTCGCAGCTTTTTTCTGTATCGGAGATTTGACAATACTCAGTGATAGTTTGTTCTTAGAAAATCAAATCTTAAACCAAACACAATCCATCTCCACCTATTTAATTTTTTTATCGTTTGCTCTTTTATACTTTGGATTACAGTTCCCAACTTTCTTTCGTAATTTTCCGCGCCTGGTTGTTATTTGTTCCTTTGTTTTGGGAATGGGGATCATGTTACTTTTTGTAGACATAGGTTTACCTAGTGAAGTTTATCCACAGGCTAATCTTATTTTATTAAAGTATTACTATAACATCTACTTTCTGTTAACTGCAATTGCATTTTCTTATTTGGTGATTGCTAAACTTCGTTACAATTTCCCCGCTATCCAAAAATTTATGGAATATATTTATTTGGCGACATTTCTCACTTGTATCTTTTTTATTTTTCTTTGTTTTTCCCCAAATTTCATACCTTTGACAACAAAGTATTTTTTGCATTTTTTTCTATTTATCAATTTGCTTTTTCTTTCCTGTTTTGTTGTTTTTTTGTTCCATTATTCTTTTACGGAAGATTATTTAACACATCCATTTTCTTTTATCTTTGAAAGATCAAATAAGATTTTTGAAGACCAAATCCTGGCCACAAGATCTCACTCAAGACTGATTAAAGAAAAACTTTGGGGGTTGTATGAAAAAAGAAACTGGAAAAACATTATGGATAGTTTCTGGTTTCAAATTCTTGTGGATGAAACTTTGGATAATGCACTAGAACATGGAGGGAAAAGAGAAGATGACATCATCACAGTTCATGTATTTGAGTCAAGGAAATACATTGATGTTTATGTAATTGATAGTGGAAAAGGTTTTAATCCGAGACTTATCCCAAGTCCTATTGAGTCGGACCGGAAGTTAGTCACAAGCGGGCGAGGAATTCATATTCTGAAAAAGTTGTTTGTAGTTCGATGGAATTTTCTTGGAAACGAAGTGAGTATTCGTGTGGATAAAACAAAGAGTTCTGATTGGAAATCTATAACCTAACCAAAACTCCTTATTTCTAATAGAATTTAGATTTAAATTTAATGTCCTTCGAATTCACAAATGGAAAATACATCAACTCCATAAGTATCTTTAATTCGTTTTGCTCCACCTAAATCTGGTAAGTTGATGATGGTTGCACATTCATGAACTACACCTTTTAAATTTTGAACTAGTTTGATCGAAGCTTCTAGAGTTCCCCCAGTGGCAATCAAATCGTCCATAATCAGGACTCGTTCTCCAGGGTTAATGGCATCCGTATGGATTTCTACATGATCCACACCATATTCCAAAGCATAGGATTCAGAGATAGTGGTTCCAGGAAGTTTGCCTTTTTTACGGATCGGAACAAATCCCACTCCAAGTTGGAAAGCAAGAGCGGCTCCAGGAATAAAACCTCTGGCATCAATAGCGGCAATTTTATTTAATTTAGCATTTTGGTATCGTTCTACAAACATTCCAATCGTGAGTTGGAATCCTTCTGGGTCGATGAGAAGGGAAGTAATATCGCGAAAGAGAATCCCTGGTTTCGGGTAATCGGGAATGGTTCGAATCTTAGATTTCACAATGGACATAATAGGATGAAACCAAGGAAGACTAAGGCTTTGCAATAAAAAAAGGCCGGCTATTTTGCCGACCTTTCCACTTTGTTTGTCTTTTGTGAAGATTTTATCTCATTTGTTTGAGAGCTAAAATTCTTTCTTCTAAGGCAGGGTGGGTTGCAAATAGAGAAAGAAAACCACCTTTGTTAGAAGAGATCTTAAAGGAAGCAAGAGCTTCTCCTCTCGGATCTTCTGGCATCTCTACCATTTGTCTGAGTGATTCCAAAGCAGAAATCATAGATTCTCTTCCCGCAAGTTTAGCCCCACCGGCATCCGCACGGAACTCTCTTTGGCGAGAGAAATAAGCCACTGCCATGGAACCAAGAATCGAAAACGCGATGTCAAGAACGATAGTGACAACAATTCGTACGATATGTGCCATTTCTTCTTTTACTGCATTTGATGCCACATAAGCAATGATACGAGAAATGAACATAGCAAATGAGTTCACAACACCTTGGATGAGAGTGAGGGTTACCATATCACCATTGGCAACGTGTGACAATTCGTGGGCAAGTACACCTTCTAACTCTTGTGCATTCATACGGTTTAGTAATCCCGTAGATACAGCAACAAGGGCACTGGATTTACTTGGACCTGTTGCGAAAGCATTCACTTCAGGAGATTCGTAAATCCCAACTTCTGGCATAGGAAGATGAGCTCGTTGTGCGAGTGATTGCACTCGGCGATACACATCCATCTCTGGAGCGGAAGCTTTTTTCGGGTCGATGACTTTTACACCCATCGTCCACTTTGCCATCATTTTAGAAAGTAAAAGCGAAATGAAAGATCCCGCCATACCCCACATTAAACAGAATACAATGAGTCGCGTTAGATCCAAACCATAGGCACGGATGCTAAATCCCATCGAACCAAGTAGTGTGGTCACGATGGAGATGGTAGTCATAATCAAAATATTGGTTAACAGGAAAAAACCGATTCGTTTGATCCAAGTCATAGGAAATTGTTCTCCTTAAGGTTCACAGGGAACCTGATTGTTAGACTAAAACTGTACTTGTTTGATCCTTAGATTACAAGCAAAATTAATGCCCTAATGTATCCTGATTTTCTTTTGAGTTATTGAGAAGCTGTATCAATAAAAACAAAGTTGCCAAAGAAAAATAAGCAATCGGGAAATCAAAACTCGCAATCTCCGTAAATCTGTTGAGAATGGCATTCCCTTGTAATTCATACGCATGAATCCAACCGACTAAAGAAAGGACAGCAGCGATTAGAGCCCAGATGGCAGCCCGTATCCATTCTCTTTCTAAAATGAAAACGACCATCGCTGACCATACCATCGAAGTGATGAGAAATCCTTGTGACAAAGCTAATACACCAGAGAGTGCATAGGGAAGGAAAGGTAAATGAGGGGGAAGGTCTGCTAAAGAAAAATGGATACTTTGTTTAGCACCTATCTCTTGTAAGGTGGCCTGAAGTTTTCCATCTAAAAAGATAAATACATTTTGAATGATGAGCACAGCCCATCCAGCAAACGCCGGCAAAAGTCCCACAACAACCGCAGGAGAATGGTGCCTCGGAATGGCTTGGAAAGCTTGGCTTGTGATCACAATCCCAATCCAAAGTACAATAGCCATACCTGCTTCCACAGGAATCAAAGCCTGGATAAGACCCATAAGTCCAAACAAACTCACGATGGTCATAAAAATTCCCGATAACACCGAATAACTATGTTTAGCTCCGAGTGCCTTCCAACCTGGATGACCAATGTAGATGGTAGTAGGGAAAGGAGAACCAAAGGCAGTGCCGGCAAGGGTACCTAGTCCATTCACAAGAAGTGAAGTTTTTGTATCAAAACTATCTCCTGACGCTTCTGCTGATTCAATGTTTTGGAGGGATCCAATTACATTAAAAACTCCCATAGGAAGAATGATGGAAAAATACGCTTTGATATTCGCATAGGTAAGAGTTTCTAACAATGGACTGATGGATAATTGTGGGAAATAGATTCCAAGAGTTGTAAGTCCATTTTCGATGGCACCTGGTTGGTAAATGGGATCTCCCCAAAACGAAGACAGATAAGATAATAAAATCCCAAGTATTACCGAAAGGAGTCCTCCCGGAATTCCAAAGGGGAAACGAACCTTTCCAAAGTATTGCAAAAGAATCACACCTAGCGGAATAAAGGCGATGATTGGTCTTTCAAAAGTTCGAAGTAAAAAATCCATTGAAATAAAGGTGATGGCAATTCCTGCCAAAGCAGAGAGGAGGGCAGCTCTTGGTGTATACTTTCGAATTTTTGCAGCCACAAAAGACCCAATGACTTCAATACATCCAGAAACAAAAGATACAAGTAGTCCAGCTTTCCATGCGGCTACATAGTCTCCCGTGGCTTGATAAGTGGGAAACATGACAAAAAATACAAAAGCAAATAAAGATACTGTATTGATTCCATAAGGAATTGCGGTAACATCTGTTCTGTGAGTGCGTTGTCCTAATTTCCATGCTTGCCATGCATAAAAAACATTTCCAACGAGTAAGGACACAGCTGCACCAGGCAAAACAACTGAAGTAACAAATGCTAAAGGAAAACCACAAACTCCAATACAAAGAGCAGAAAGAACCAAAAGTTGGATTAGGTTGTCTACCATGAGACCAAAAAAACCGTCGAGATCACCCCGGGTGATGGTAAAAAAATTCATTCGTTCCGTTTCCCTCCAAAATCAACTCGAATCACGTTTCCATCTCCTGTGACCTCTGGTTTTGTGACTTTAGGTTTTGGAGTGGTTTCTTCTGCACTAGGAACTGTTTCTACTTGCAGGAACCTAAGTTGGGTCGCCGAGTTTTGAAACTTATCGTAAATACGAAATACAGCATCCCAAGGAATCATTGTTGGTTCCCAAGCAGAACCAAATTGAAGTTCTGCAAACAAATAGTCTGGTTTACTGTCTAAAACTTTTACGGCTTTATCACCAAACACAAGTACGATGCCGGATTCTTTTTCTGCGTTGAGTAATCCACGTTTTCCTATTTCCAGTTTTGGATGTGGCATCACATGAATGTAAAATACCCCAAACCGTTCCCAATAGAGATTAAATAAATCTCTTTTAAACTCACGTAATGTTGTGATTTCTTCCTGCGTGAGGTTTTGACTCATAAATTCCTTTTACCGTGCGATGTTTCCCACTCAATATATTCATCGTGGATTTTGTATTCGGGAATGATATCTTTAAAGGCAGCGAACAACTCTCTATTTTTATTTGCCTTAGCAAGGGAAAACAACCGATTCAGTTTATTTTGGAAGAGGAGAAGGTTGTAGTTTTCCAATGGAGCTGCAATTCGAATTTTTGGGTGGTGCGTTTTTTTGATTCCTTCTTGGTTTAAAAGAAGTTCTTCATATAGTTTTTCACCAGGGCGAAGGCCAGAAAATTCAATGGCAATGTCTTTGTGAGGAGTGTATCCAGAAAGACGAATCATCTCTTCTGCAAGAGAAAGGATCCTTACTGGTTCTCCCATATCTAAAAGAAAAATTTCTCCATGTTCACCCATACTTCCAGCTTGTAACACGAGTTGTGTGGCTTCTGGAATGGTCATAAAGTAACGAATGACTTCAGGATGGGTGACAGTGACAGGGCCACCTCTTTTGATCTGTTCGCGAAAACGTGGGATCACACTTCCATTGGAACCGAGTACGTTCCCGAATCTTACAGTAATGAATTTGGTTCTAGAGTTTTGAGAAATATGTTGTAAGTAAATCTCTGCCGCTCTTTTGGAAGCTCCCATCACATTGACTGGATTCACTGCTTTGTCAGTAGAGATGAGTACAAAACGTTCCACTCCAATTAAACGGCAAACATCTGCTACATTTTTTGTGCCCATCACATTATTGAGCACGGCTTCGGAAGGATTGATTTCCATCATCGGAACATGTTTGTATGCGGCAGAATGGAAAACCACAGAAGGGCGGTGTTCTTCAAAAATTGCAGAAATTCGAGATAGGTTTTTGACATCGGCAATGACAGGACGAATGTCTATATTTAAATCCGAAAATGTTTTTCTGAGTTCATAGTCAATCTCGTATAACGGAGTTTCTGCGGCATCTAGAATGACAAGTACACTTGGTTTGAAAAGGGCAACTTGTCTACAAATTTCAGAACCAATGGAACCACCAGCTCCTGTCACAAGGATTACTTTTTTTTCTAAGTAAGAACGAATGGATTCGATTTCTAAATCAACAGTAGGTCTTCCTAAAAGGTCTTCTACTTGTACTTCGCGAAGCTGTGTGATATTTGGTTTTCCAGAAAGATATTCTCCAAAAGTGGGGAGGATTTTGAAATCCACTCCTGCACTTTCACATTCTTTCATGAGTTTACTCACCACCCGACCATCAGGTTGAGGTACAGTCATGATGACTTTTTTGACTCCAAACTGAGTTAAAATTTTTCCAATTTCGTCAGTGGCTCCAAGGATAGGAATTCCTTGGATGTACCCACCTTTTTTGGATAGGTTGTCGTCCAAAAATCCGATGGGTTGGTAATCTAAATTTTCACTTCGCCTAATCTCTGTTAAAAAGGAACTTCCGAGTTTTCCAGCACCGACAAGTAGGACGGGGATTCCTCCCTTAGATTTATCCGAACTAAAAATTTGTTCGCGTAACATCCTCCAACTCAAACTTCGTAAACACAAAAACCCAAGTAAGATGAGAGTATCAAGAATCGGCACCATCCGAGAGAGTTGGTAAAACCGATTGTAAAAAAGAAGAGCCAAAGTAGAAACAAGAGAAGATAGGACAGTGGCTTTGATGATCGAAAGTAGGTCATGCAAAGACGCATAGGACCAAAGTGATCTGTAGATCCCCGAAAATAGAAACACCACACTTCGCGAGACAACGACGATCGTCGCGCAGACCCAAAAGTCGGGATAATTATCTAAAAATCGTATATTTTCAAATCGCACAAGATGTGCGAGAAAATACGACAAAAACATAAAGAGTATGTCGACTGGTAAAACCCAGTACCGTCTCGGTATCGATTTCATATCTGATAAATAAAGGTATTAGGAACAAAATTCCTTGTAAATACAGAATCTTTTCCGAAGAATAGAAAAGAGGAAAAACCTGTTTGAAATCACTTCTTTTCCGCCTAGCGGGAACATTTTCTGCGGAAATTGGCTCAGAACTCTATCTGAAACTAAAGGAGGAAACTCTTTCCCCCTCTCTTTTTTGCCTTGATTTTTCCGAGGTGAAGGAAGTCACAGAAGTGGGATGGGAATTTCTTAGAAAGATCACCGCAAGATGTAAAGAAACAGGCTCAAAAGTTGCAGGATTTGGGTTAACAGTTCCTATCTCAGAAGAACAAAATCAAATTTTATCTTTGCATTCTACCGAATCCGATTGTATTCATTATCTAGAATCACAAATAGTCAGTGATGCTCCCGCAAACGAACTCACCCCCAAATCAGAAGAAAAAACGGTTCACTGCCCTGAATGCCAAACCCTACTTAGGTGGAAACTTGCCGGGGACTATTTATGCCCTAATTGTGAGACCAAATTTTTTGTGAACAAAAAAGGTTGGGTCTCCACCTACGAACGTTTGTTGTGATTTAATTGTTTGGTTGGAACGGCTTCCCAAGGTTTATCTGGCCAAGGGTGTTTTGGATACCTTCCTTTTAATTCTTTTTTAACCTCATGGTAACCTTGGTTCCAGAAACTTTCTAAATCTTTGGTAATTTGTACGGGCCTTCTGGCTGGGGAGAGGAGATGGACAAGAATACTCACTTTTCCATTGGCTAGTTTTGGCAAAGATTTTAGACCAAATAACTCTTGTAATTTGACATGAAGTTCTGGTTCGGCACCATCATAATGCAGAGGAATCAAGGAACCCGAGGGAACTTGGATGGATACTGGCGCAAAGGAATCGATCAAATTTAGTTTATCATATCCCACATAGGCTTTGAATGCTTCTAAATAAGGAAGTTTGTCCAAGGAAATTTTTCCAGAATCAAAGTTCACAAAAGGAAATAACCACTCTTTGCTGTTTTGTTTTAAATCATTGGGATCGGTTTTTACATCCAAAACACCATGGCGTTCTAAAAATCGAACTCGATTGTAGAATTTACTAAATTCTGAGTCTTTTTTCCATTCTTCTTCCAGGGAAGATTTCGAAATATATTCTTCTAAAGCCAATGTGAGATGTGTTGGATTGGGATGACTCGTTTCTTTGGAATCCAAAACAAGTTCACCGAGGAGTCTGTCTTCTTTTACAACTAGAAACGTTTCCCCTCTTTGGGTAGTTCGTTTTTCTGAAACGACTTTCGTTTGGATGAGATTAGGTAAGGTTTTTTCAATTTGATTTTCTGAAATGGGAAGGAAGCGAGTGATAAAAAGATCCTGTCCAAAAGAAACTGTATCGAATACAAGGATGTATTCTGGAATTTGGATCGACGTTGTATTCAGAATTCCTAATTTTCCATTCGAAAGTTTGAAGTCTTTTCCGTTGGAACCTTTGTTTTTTGCAATTCTATCAGGAAAACCAGAGATTAAATAATACAATCGGTCTTTACCAGAAATCGATGAAAAATCCGATTTTTCCCTGTAAATACGCAAAATTTGGTCGTACACAGCTCTTAGATCATAAGAAAAATCTTTTGATTGCATTTCTTCGGGGAAGGTTTTGGCTTCTGTTCCAGAACTTTCTTTTCCCACTAACGAAACAATGTCGGCAATGTAACTTTCTTTTTCTTTTGGAAGAATGGAAAGGATTTTTCCCAATCGAATGGGGAGGGGATATCTCAAACATTCTTTTCCTAAGTCGGTAAGATTTTGATTTTTATCTAAACACGCTAAGAGTTGCAATCGATTTATACTTTTTATCACCGAACCTTTATTTGGTGGGTCCAAAAAGGGCAATTGGTCGATTTCTTCCCCCCAAGATTTCAGTTCCAAAACCAAACGATCTATATCACCTTCCAAAATTTCTGGTTTGGTTCTATCCAAAAAAGAATTTTCTTCTTCTTTTGACCAAAGACGGTAAACAAATCCTTTTCCTTCCCGAGCTGCACGACCTGCTCGTTGTTTGGCGCTACTGAGACTAATTCGATCTTTTATGAGATGGGATATTCCTGAATCCGAATCAAATAAAACATGTTTATGATAACCTGTGTCAAAAACCACTCGAACCCCAGGGATGGTTACGGAAGACTCTGCGATATTTGTGGAAAGGATGATCTTTTTTTTATTTTTTGGTTCTGGTAAAAAAATTTGTTCTTGGTCTTTCAAATCCATATCTCCGTAGAGCCCAAGTACTACGGCATTTGATTTGATCTCGGGAATGGACTCTAATCCATTTTTTAAATCATAAATTTCTTTTTTGCCAGATAAGAAAACAAGGATATCACCTTCTGTCTGTTCTACGGCTTTGGGAACGAGATCCAGTAATCTTTGGTTTGTATTTTTACTAGATTCTCCCATGTGGAATATTTCCAAAGGATATGTGTTTGCACTCACTCTAATTGGTTTTGATTGGATCCCTATCGACTCAAAATTTTGTCCTTCTAAAGTTGCAGACATGATGAGTAGTTTTAGATCGTTTCGAAAGACTTCTTGAGACCGTCTGGCCAAGGCAAAACAAAGATCAGAATCCATTCTTCTTTCATGAAATTCGTCAAAAATGATTAAGCCATATTCTTTTAATTCTGGATCTGTGAGAAGGATCTTCGTTAAAATTCCATCGGTCACAAATTCGATTTTTGTATCTTTGCTGATTTTTGAATCGAAGCGGACACGATACCCAACAGTTTTTCCAACTTCTTCTGATAAGGTTTGGCTGATTCGTTTGGCAGCGTTTTTAGCAGCAATCCGTCTTGGTTCTAAAATACAAATTTTTTTGCCAAAGGAAACTCCCGCTTTGAGTAGTTCTTGTGGGAGTGCCGTTGTTTTCCCTGTCCCTGGAGGTGCATCCAAAATTGTCACTGGATTTGTTTGGATGGAATCGACAATGGATTGTAAGGCGGTGAGTATCGGCAGTTGGTCTTTGGGAGGTAACACGTTTGGTTCTTATAGAAGAGGGTGAGGGGGGTATTGAAAAAATCAAACAATTTGTATTTTATTTTGTGAAATCGCAAGAATCGGGTTTTCAGTCGCTTCATGATCCGTTAGGATAGGACTTGTGGATTCCAGTCATAAACACTACGAAATTATTAAAGATTCCATTGAATACGTTTTGGAAAATTTTGAAGACCAACCAAACTTGGATTTTTTAGCAGAACGAGTTTCCTTAAGTCCTTTTCATTTTCAAAAGGTATTTCGGGTTTGGGCAGGAGTTTCTCCCAAAGAATTTTTACAATTTGTTACGGTAACGCACGCAAAACGCCTATTAAAAGAATCTTCTATCCTAGATACAACATACTCTCTCGGACTTTCTGGAACGGGAAGGTTACATGATTTATTTATCAAATTAGAGGCAATGACACCAGGTGATTATAAACGTGGAGGTGAGGGAATGGTTCTTCAATATGAAGTATTCCCTTCTCTTTTTGGTGACATCCTACTTGTCTCCTCTGAACGTGGAATCCAATCCCTTCAATTTTTGGATTCTTTCGAAAAGGATATTTTAGAAATCAAAAACGAATTCCCAAATGCAATTTGGAAAGAAGGAGAGTCAGACCTTCATCAAAAACTAAAAGATTACTTTCAAAACCTCATCATTCCTGAAACTCCAATTCCTTTGTATGTATATGGAACTGAATTCCAACTCAAAGTATGGAGATCCCTATTAAAAATACCCATGGGGAATCTTTGTACTTATGGAGATATTGCCACTTCTATAGGGCAATCATCAGCACAAAGGGCTGTAGGCACTGCCATTGGCAAAAATCCAATTGCTTACCTCATTCCTTGTCATAGAGTCATCCAAACTTCAGGTTTATTTGGAGGTTACCGGTGGGATCCAAATAGAAAACGAATGATCATTGCTTGGGAACAGTCGAAACTTACTTCACCAAACAATGATTCGCATGAAGTTTGAATTCCTTCCTGCATTTAATGTCTACATTAAATGTCTTGTATGAGAAACTAAAAAGAATCCTACGAGTAAAAAACTTTGTGCAATAAGATAAGTCACCCAAGGAACTTGGAATTCCCACCGAGGGTGTCTTGTTCCATTGATGGTTGTTTCTCCCATTACTGCATCGGATAAAAGAAAAAATCCAGCACCAATGGCTAAATAAATCCAAACTCCACCAAATGCTAAGTATGCGTTAATACACAAGGAAACAAAAAAACATAAAATTAGCCCATAAATAAAGGCCGAAACCATTACCCATTTAGATCTTTGTGAATTGTACACTCGGAAATAGAAAACGAGCGCAGGAAGAATGAGTAGAGCTCCCGTGATCAAGTAAGGCAAAACACCTGTATACAATTCATTCCAGCTAGTTAATTTCCAAAATGATAACAGGAAGAATACTTGGGCAATGGCAAAACTAAAAATTCCCCCAAGAACTGGATCTTCCATTTGTTTTTTGGCAATGGGGAATTGGAGATTGAACCAGTCTCCTAAAAACGAAAATCCAATTGCATATAAAGGGTATGAAAATCTTGCATGACCCAATTGAAATAGTAACCAGGCAAAAAGTAAGATCTGAAAGGAAAATCCTAAGTAAACTCCACGGGAATGATCGAGTCGTTTATGAGGATTTGTTTCTTCACGGAGTGTAAACCAATGAATCAAAAAACCTGAAACAATGGCTACAGGAATGGTTGTGAGAATTAAATAGTATACCATACTTGATTTTAGCATGGTTCTAAAGAAAAGGCAATTAGTAAGTTTAAGGAAACAAAAGGTTGGGATTTATCTCTTCTTTTTCTTTTTTTACGCCCAATGTATTCCTTTTAGTTCTTATTTGAAAAAAGAAAAAGAACCAAATCTTTCTCCTACGTCTTTTACTGATAAAGAAAGTTATCTAGTTTTGCGACTGGTTCGGGGAAAGGACAAAACTATGGGACTCATAGAGGAAATTCCAGTCACTCTCACCTTTGAAACAGATAAAAACACAAGTAAACAATCATTCAGGATCTATCCTCTCCCGCTCGCAGAATCAAAAGATCCTTTCTTTTTACCTTTCTTTTCAAAAGCCAAATACCAAGAAAGTGAGTTACTCATTGGATGTTTGTATTTTTTTCCAATTCCCAGTTATTTTAGAGGAAATCTAAAATTAGAAATTCATCATGTTAAATGGACCACCAAACATGAATTTGTATTTCAAAAAGTAGTTCCTTATGATTGGCAAGGGAATCTCACCAAATACTGGGAATACGACCTTGATCATAGCGAAATTACGGACAAAACCATCCCCTCTCTTTCATCTTACAGGCATTTGGAGTGCGAAGATGACATTCGTCATCGTAAGGAAATCCCTAAAAAAGGGATCATAAGCCCTCCCGAAGAGGACTGATTCCACACCTAACGGAAAAAGAGAGGTCCTTTTTTTATTAGTTGGTCTTTCTTTTAAAAAAAAATTAGTAAACACCGAAATTAACGTTCTGAAATGACCGTAAAAACATTTTCAGCGTTATTTGAAGCATTCAGGACAAACGGTACGATTGCAATAAATCGATCCTAGGCGACGATAGGTCAAAAATTATGCGTCGTTTACCCATGAATCAAAAACTGAATTTACTAATATTCTTAACATTTACGTCTTTATTTACAATTGGTTGCCCCGGCGGAGGGGGTGGTGGTGGCGGTTTGGGCCTTATCGGACTCCTTGGCGGAGGCGGTGGTGGAGATGTTCCGGCACCCAAATTGGAGATCCAATACGATGGAGTTAGCCGAGAAAGTGGCAGTACACTTGATTTAGGATCTGAGCCAATCAATACCGCAGCTGGGAAAACTGGAACGGTCACGATCAAAAATACTGGGAATGTTGCGATCACTCTTCCTGGCTCACCAAATATTGTTGCAC from Leptospira brenneri includes these protein-coding regions:
- a CDS encoding polysaccharide biosynthesis protein; protein product: MKSIPRRYWVLPVDILFMFLSYFLAHLVRFENIRFLDNYPDFWVCATIVVVSRSVVFLFSGIYRSLWSYASLHDLLSIIKATVLSSLVSTLALLFYNRFYQLSRMVPILDTLILLGFLCLRSLSWRMLREQIFSSDKSKGGIPVLLVGAGKLGSSFLTEIRRSENLDYQPIGFLDDNLSKKGGYIQGIPILGATDEIGKILTQFGVKKVIMTVPQPDGRVVSKLMKECESAGVDFKILPTFGEYLSGKPNITQLREVQVEDLLGRPTVDLEIESIRSYLEKKVILVTGAGGSIGSEICRQVALFKPSVLVILDAAETPLYEIDYELRKTFSDLNIDIRPVIADVKNLSRISAIFEEHRPSVVFHSAAYKHVPMMEINPSEAVLNNVMGTKNVADVCRLIGVERFVLISTDKAVNPVNVMGASKRAAEIYLQHISQNSRTKFITVRFGNVLGSNGSVIPRFREQIKRGGPVTVTHPEVIRYFMTIPEATQLVLQAGSMGEHGEIFLLDMGEPVRILSLAEEMIRLSGYTPHKDIAIEFSGLRPGEKLYEELLLNQEGIKKTHHPKIRIAAPLENYNLLLFQNKLNRLFSLAKANKNRELFAAFKDIIPEYKIHDEYIEWETSHGKRNL
- the hrpB gene encoding ATP-dependent helicase HrpB, which codes for MLPPKDQLPILTALQSIVDSIQTNPVTILDAPPGTGKTTALPQELLKAGVSFGKKICILEPRRIAAKNAAKRISQTLSEEVGKTVGYRVRFDSKISKDTKIEFVTDGILTKILLTDPELKEYGLIIFDEFHERRMDSDLCFALARRSQEVFRNDLKLLIMSATLEGQNFESIGIQSKPIRVSANTYPLEIFHMGESSKNTNQRLLDLVPKAVEQTEGDILVFLSGKKEIYDLKNGLESIPEIKSNAVVLGLYGDMDLKDQEQIFLPEPKNKKKIILSTNIAESSVTIPGVRVVFDTGYHKHVLFDSDSGISHLIKDRISLSSAKQRAGRAAREGKGFVYRLWSKEEENSFLDRTKPEILEGDIDRLVLELKSWGEEIDQLPFLDPPNKGSVIKSINRLQLLACLDKNQNLTDLGKECLRYPLPIRLGKILSILPKEKESYIADIVSLVGKESSGTEAKTFPEEMQSKDFSYDLRAVYDQILRIYREKSDFSSISGKDRLYYLISGFPDRIAKNKGSNGKDFKLSNGKLGILNTTSIQIPEYILVFDTVSFGQDLFITRFLPISENQIEKTLPNLIQTKVVSEKRTTQRGETFLVVKEDRLLGELVLDSKETSHPNPTHLTLALEEYISKSSLEEEWKKDSEFSKFYNRVRFLERHGVLDVKTDPNDLKQNSKEWLFPFVNFDSGKISLDKLPYLEAFKAYVGYDKLNLIDSFAPVSIQVPSGSLIPLHYDGAEPELHVKLQELFGLKSLPKLANGKVSILVHLLSPARRPVQITKDLESFWNQGYHEVKKELKGRYPKHPWPDKPWEAVPTKQLNHNKRS
- a CDS encoding methylated-DNA--[protein]-cysteine S-methyltransferase, yielding MDSSHKHYEIIKDSIEYVLENFEDQPNLDFLAERVSLSPFHFQKVFRVWAGVSPKEFLQFVTVTHAKRLLKESSILDTTYSLGLSGTGRLHDLFIKLEAMTPGDYKRGGEGMVLQYEVFPSLFGDILLVSSERGIQSLQFLDSFEKDILEIKNEFPNAIWKEGESDLHQKLKDYFQNLIIPETPIPLYVYGTEFQLKVWRSLLKIPMGNLCTYGDIATSIGQSSAQRAVGTAIGKNPIAYLIPCHRVIQTSGLFGGYRWDPNRKRMIIAWEQSKLTSPNNDSHEV
- a CDS encoding lysoplasmalogenase family protein: MVYYLILTTIPVAIVSGFLIHWFTLREETNPHKRLDHSRGVYLGFSFQILLFAWLLFQLGHARFSYPLYAIGFSFLGDWFNLQFPIAKKQMEDPVLGGIFSFAIAQVFFLLSFWKLTSWNELYTGVLPYLITGALLILPALVFYFRVYNSQRSKWVMVSAFIYGLILCFFVSLCINAYLAFGGVWIYLAIGAGFFLLSDAVMGETTINGTRHPRWEFQVPWVTYLIAQSFLLVGFFLVSHTRHLM